Proteins encoded in a region of the Buchnera aphidicola (Thelaxes suberi) genome:
- a CDS encoding A/G-specific adenine glycosylase, producing the protein MIIQTPIAQLVINWFHFHGRKNLPWKKKNNNIYHIWISEIMLQQTQVNTVIPFYKKFIIRFPSIQTIQQTSLDEVLYYWSGLGYYRRAVSIYNTAQIIYYKYNNLFPETIEKLIKLPGIGKTTAGAILSFSKNFCFAILDINIKRILVRYYYLINANTSKKFENFLWKIINSILPLHQASYFNQGIMDLGATICTPIKPKCNICPLKNHCLYCKKDIYKQDSYLLLKKKKIRIIQKKFWCCIIQYQNYILIEKQINTTIWKNLFCFPLFKKYNDLNKWISNNNIIVNKKIQFINTIQCKYTHFNVKILPIIYISNNICKTKKNFIWFNYKYPIKLGFPVFISKIIKIIQLKEKNNE; encoded by the coding sequence ATGATTATACAAACTCCTATTGCTCAGTTAGTTATAAACTGGTTTCATTTTCATGGAAGAAAAAATTTACCTTGGAAAAAAAAAAATAATAACATTTATCATATTTGGATTTCTGAAATCATGTTACAACAAACACAAGTTAATACAGTCATTCCATTTTATAAAAAATTTATTATTCGATTCCCATCTATACAAACAATACAGCAAACTTCTTTAGATGAAGTTTTATATTATTGGAGTGGATTAGGATACTATCGTCGAGCAGTGAGTATTTATAATACTGCTCAAATAATATATTATAAATATAACAATTTATTTCCTGAAACAATAGAAAAACTAATAAAATTACCAGGTATAGGAAAAACTACTGCTGGAGCGATATTATCTTTTTCTAAAAATTTTTGTTTTGCAATACTAGATATAAATATTAAAAGAATACTAGTAAGATATTACTATTTAATAAATGCTAACACAAGCAAAAAATTTGAAAACTTTTTATGGAAAATAATTAATTCAATTCTTCCTTTACACCAAGCTAGTTATTTTAATCAAGGAATAATGGATTTAGGAGCAACAATATGCACACCTATTAAACCAAAATGTAATATTTGTCCATTAAAAAATCATTGTTTATATTGTAAAAAAGATATATATAAACAAGATTCATATCTCTTACTAAAAAAAAAAAAAATACGCATAATACAAAAAAAATTTTGGTGTTGTATCATACAATATCAGAACTATATTTTAATAGAAAAACAAATAAATACAACAATATGGAAAAATTTATTTTGTTTTCCTTTATTTAAAAAATACAATGATTTAAATAAATGGATATCAAATAATAATATTATAGTTAATAAAAAAATTCAATTCATTAATACAATACAGTGTAAATATACTCATTTTAATGTAAAAATTTTACCAATTATATATATATCAAATAATATTTGTAAAACAAAAAAAAATTTTATATGGTTTAATTATAAATATCCTATAAAATTAGGATTTCCAGTTTTTATATCAAAAATAATAAAAATAATACAATTAAAGGAAAAAAATAATGAATAA